ttaaattcaaatttgaatcggtatataaacttttgacctaTAAAAGATGTGTAAACCCTATaagtataaactttaggtatataaacttaaaaaaactatatggtgaaaaaaaaagaaaagtggtgaaaaaaaaactatagggTGTCCATGTAAATCGATCCCAATAAAAGCATCAAGGAAGCTCATAGTGTATGCAAAGTAAGGGAAAACCTAATTTTGTAGctaagaaaaaaatagcttTAGCTATATGGCCGAGGGGTAAAATATTAGAGTGCTCATTACTAATTTACTTCTTGACATTACCATATACCTTGAAAAATAACTActagtacgtacgtactatTTAGAGTTCAATTTGTTTGTTTGAAAGTTTGTGAAGTGATACTAGATATTGATCTATattgttaattatttttcaacaaaatatatgattattatttgGATTGACATTTAGTTAAGCAACAAGCTGGGGACATATTCCTATAAGAGACAAAGTTATTAATATTTCTCCGCAATTTGATAAATTAATATCGACATGCTATGATGTCTGACCTAGTTAGACATACGTGTAAGAATTGGTCAGTGGGAAATCGATTACTAATCAAAATAATCAAGTGGATCAAATTAAGTCGATCCGGGCATGTACTTGTTGCTGATGAACGTCACAGGgtagaaaggaagaaaacacGGCAGGAAAGCATGGTTACCCATATTCCAATGGATGCACCCACCTATATATATAGCTACTAGCCAGTGCACGTGtaactttattttttatgaaaaaaatagtgatcaaagatagaatattttttaaagttcGACCACAAATTTATGTAAAAAATTATCAATATCTAAAACACTAAATtggttttattaaatataacattaaatatattttaataatatatttgttttctgttgaaaatattactatatatttctgtaaacttaatcaaacttcgATTTTGATAAACACCTGGCGATAATAAAATCGACAAATATATGCAGGATCAGGTGACTAAAATCAGACAGCTCTTTAtttattactacctccatattttaatgtatgacgccgttaactttttgtcTAACATtagactattcgtcttattcgaaacaattatgtaattatcatttattttattgtgacttgattcatcaccaaatattctttaagcatggcataaatattttatatttggataaaaattttgaataaaacgaatagtcaaacgttggttgaaaaatcaatggcgtcatacattaaaatacggagggagtaatttgtaataaaaatacacaccggatacatatatatctgtATTTGTAGATACTCAATACGTCTGCATCATGACGTACTTATTGCATCCAACACACTGATCATGCATACGCATGCAGATCGATGTgcgtacatatatacatacgaaCATACATAGTAGTTCGTACATATATGCGCATATATATCTACTGAGAGCAGAAAGATTTATACGTACAATATATACTAGAGTAGTAGCAAAATATATTCCATAGCATATAcgttacgtacgtacgtatacgtatacgtatacggtAGCTAGTACGGCCTCTGGTTTTGGACGTTGCCGGCGGGGAAGTAGGTGCAGATGAAGAAGACGCCTCGGTTGGCGTtgcaggcgacggcggcgcatcCGACGGCGGTGGTGTCGCGCCACACGACCTGCGTGTAGTGGCCGCACATGGCGCCGCCGACGCAGCTGTTGCTGGCGTAGTCGTAGGAGCCCTTCTCCGCCACCCACTGGTCgacggagctcgccgccgtccacgccTGCACGGAGGGGTTCCACGACAGGTTCTCGCCGTACTGATAGTTGTTGCGATCGGAGTGCCGCAGCGCGCAGTCGCCGGCGCGCTGGTTCGCGTAGCCCTGCGCGTACGCCGCCAGGTTGTCGTCCCACGACAGCGCCGGGACGCCGACGGCGCTCCGGGCGGCGTTGTGGATGTTGACGATGTCGGTCGCCGTGGTCTGGGCCTGCGCCGTCGATGTGGTGGCCAGaaccaccgccatggccgccatcaCCACTGCAAAGCTCGCTCCTCTCTCCATTGCAAGCTCGCAGTTGATTTGATTGGCAGTGTACGTTCGATCGACTGCGCAATTAGAGTAGAACtagagctatagctagctagtagagGTGATGATTAATACATGCAATTTCGGCAGTATTTATAGACGGGCTGGCTCTCGATCGAGCCATGGACTTAATTAAGCACATGGCAAAGAAGAAACGGTAAACGTTGATACGGCGGACTGGTCCCTAATTATTAAGAGAAAGAAATGGGAGAAGAGCTGAAGAGGTGATAAGACCAGAAAGTCATGAACAAAGCACTCATGGGAAAGTGGATAATATGCGTGGCAAAACTTGTTACTACAGACCAAATTCTCTTACCCAGAATGTCTGAAAATTCTTCAAATCGGGTGCCCGCGCCTCCGCGCCGAAAAAAATGGGGCACCGCGCCTCCGTCCACCACGCGCCCCACCACACGCACTGTTGCAATAAATCTGCCACATATTACGGAAACACTCTATTAACAGGaatccgtttcatttttttttcaccaataaTGTTTCAACAAGTATATTCGTATTGTtacactatgtatagatcaaatgttgcagagAATTGAAACatcctttcgctatttgctgaaacattatttttatatgcgGTGAAATAGCTTCAAAAACCGTTGTTTCATGCGCTGTAGCAAAATGTTTTATGAGGTGATTTGGTTGTATTTAAGCTTTTTAAACGATTGGACCATTTTCAATCAacgtagtgaaacaattccgatctaTTTGGTGGAACAACcccgatttttttaaaaaaacgggTGTCCGATTTATATACGCCTCGCCAAAATGTGTAAAAACAGGAGTGGGATGGAGTCGATCAGCTAGGAAAGGATGTGTCAGATGCTGGAAACTTTTAGCGCTTCCCAAAGAACAATACTCTATGCCTAttaaaatacaaaatatttttttgggcaACTAGAACTTATTTTGATGGATGATTTCTCGAAAGAGCCGTATGTGAAAATTAACTTGTACGCGGGGTCATGAAATTCGTACCCCATGCAAATCCTTAATTTTTATAGGCCCTTGGTAGTACAGTTGATCGATTCAAATAAATGCTGCCGAAAATAGGTTACGTTTTCTTTACCAGAGTTAAGTAATTGAGTGATCAAAGTAGCAGTAATATTCTACTCTTTTATTAAAATCGGAGGTGTAGTATGTAAACACCACCTgttgatgaggacatcacttcGTCGGATACGCTCGTAACTTCACACGCTCCAATAATAATTTCAAGTCCAAGACCAGTTCGGCCTCCGGAGAcagcactgacttcaaacggacctagcgccttcatgctatctccgatttgggtgatcttggacttcgtggaaatcttatctcgctacctttcaaacgcatccggtttcatgtccaaattcatctcgagtcaacgggaatcaccaaaataagacagtgctgttgctgaaaccgaacttgggccttgggccttgtaatagactaggcccatcccggaagtgtctccctccacctccacaaattagcacttaaccctagctttattttcctctataaataaCTTTGTATATCCTCAAAaacaattgggttttgtttagttgaattttgccaagtgccattcaccttgtctctagtcctcgctcgattagtcggcgactatagattcagagcccccaatagttggtgtgttgatttgccgggtcgattagatctaccacttcaatcgcaactattcctttgtgcttaattccctatttgcaatatttagattgcatcttatcttgttcttgcagtgttctctcgtttgcattgcagggatcatcaaccgcgcgtcacggttggtacgacatcgtttgtggtgtagcgattgcacggcgtcctggatttgttctggttggtagccacatcgcaaacgtcgcactcgatcaaagcgagagttatccccctcaccagaagatcgggccacgagagagagcgtcatcagttggtatcagagcttcagTTGCTTGGTGAGGATTttagttttgtaatttttttcccatcGTCTACCATACAGCCGCAATATTTTTTTCCATCACCAAACTTTAGTTTGAGCCTTTCAAATTTCATTCAGTATTGTGTTCTTGAGTTTTGGTCCATTGTCGTGTCGAAAGTGCTGGTTTTAGTCGTAGCTCAGTCTGAGTTTTGAGCTTTGCAtttggtcgtcgtcgtctcggtTGAGCAGTAGATCggtttgagagaaaaaaaatccagagtTTCTGTTGGGTGAGATTTCTTtccagtgcatgcatgcatggaatcGCGGTACGTGGTTACCAAATAAATAGCGCCTCAAATCAGGGACTAATCTTGGTTATTTCCTAGTTAGTTTCTGTGTCTATCCGAAGTGCATGTGCCAAGGATCGGTTTCCATATTCCTGGCACCACCCAAATAGGAGGTACGTAGTTTTCTCTGTAACTACACATTCACACGCACAAGCACCTGGTTGGTTGGTCTTtggtcatttgatttttttttcttctaggcTTGAGTCCTTTGTAATCTTATTTACCAGCTATTCCATTTGGTAGATACcgcttgccaaaaaaaaaagaaataaagaaaaggcagaaggtgcaaaaaaaaaaagaaaaaaaaagaaaaaaagagccgcaccaaagaaaaaacagaaaaaaagagaaaaaaaatcagaaaaagaaagagtggaattttttttgttggaatcTTGGAGAGAGTTGCTTACTATAGCGAGTTGTGGATTGTCCGAGTGTGATCATTTGCTTGCTTAAGCTAGGATTGAGTCTAGGCTACGCCAGCAATTTTGACTAGTACTTTGGACTATTATTCAATTTCGCAAATCTGTTTGATTTTTGCTATTCCTTGTGATATAGTTAAGCCTACCAAGATCCACATACTCCTAACCTTTACAGGTCCGGCCTTGCAATTGCTCCACTCATCAAGCGTGTCATTGTGCCACGAACCAGCCACGGTGATTGACCTGTTTTGCATTCTTTGAGAATATTATAAGAATTTGGTATATGCTTGAGTGTTGAGTGCCTTCAAAAGctccacatatatatagattgtTAGGAACTGACACTTTCTTGTGAGTTTCTTTTGCTTGCT
The window above is part of the Oryza sativa Japonica Group chromosome 7, ASM3414082v1 genome. Proteins encoded here:
- the LOC107278128 gene encoding pathogenesis-related protein PRB1-3 → MERGASFAVVMAAMAVVLATTSTAQAQTTATDIVNIHNAARSAVGVPALSWDDNLAAYAQGYANQRAGDCALRHSDRNNYQYGENLSWNPSVQAWTAASSVDQWVAEKGSYDYASNSCVGGAMCGHYTQVVWRDTTAVGCAAVACNANRGVFFICTYFPAGNVQNQRPY